A window of Hymenobacter aerilatus contains these coding sequences:
- a CDS encoding NAD(P)/FAD-dependent oxidoreductase — translation MNDNEVVAILGGGAAGFFGAIACAEANPRLTVYLIEKTGKLLSKVRISGGGRCNVTHAADTPAQLVQHYPRGAKQLKEPFKQFGAVDTVRWFERRGVRLKTEADGRMFPVTDSSETIAQALLTAADKAGVRILTYTAAEHITTLPAGGFRLHLTGTHAQELVVARLLIATGGAPKAAQYDWLRALGHTIAEPVPSLFTFNVPESPLRELPGVSVPHARVRIAGEKLEYEGPILVTHWGVSGPAVLKLSAWGARRLHELAHRHTALVSWLPTHTEDSLRQWLLEFRGQHGKKLVASNPLFGLPQRLWRTLTEQAGISTEVKWNELPVKSQNRLIEGLLRTALPVQGKTTYKDEFVTCGGVVLGEVDMKTMQSRRVPGLYFAGEVLDIDGITGGFNFQAAWTTGYLAGRAMAATPAG, via the coding sequence GTGAACGACAACGAGGTAGTAGCTATTCTGGGTGGCGGCGCAGCTGGTTTTTTTGGGGCCATTGCCTGCGCCGAGGCCAACCCGCGCCTGACGGTATATCTGATTGAAAAAACCGGCAAGCTGCTGAGCAAAGTGCGTATTTCGGGCGGAGGGCGCTGCAACGTGACGCACGCCGCCGACACGCCTGCCCAGTTGGTGCAGCACTACCCCCGTGGGGCCAAGCAGCTCAAAGAGCCCTTCAAGCAGTTTGGGGCCGTGGATACGGTGCGCTGGTTTGAGCGGCGCGGCGTACGCCTCAAGACCGAAGCCGACGGCCGTATGTTCCCGGTCACAGATTCGTCGGAAACCATTGCCCAGGCCCTGCTTACGGCCGCTGACAAAGCGGGCGTGCGTATCCTCACGTACACCGCCGCCGAGCACATTACTACCCTACCCGCAGGCGGTTTTCGTTTGCACCTCACCGGCACCCACGCGCAGGAGCTAGTGGTAGCGCGCCTGCTGATTGCCACTGGCGGCGCCCCCAAAGCCGCCCAATACGATTGGCTACGCGCCTTAGGGCACACCATTGCCGAGCCAGTGCCGTCACTGTTCACGTTCAACGTGCCGGAGTCGCCGTTGCGGGAGCTGCCGGGCGTGAGCGTGCCCCACGCCCGCGTGCGTATTGCGGGCGAAAAGCTGGAATATGAAGGCCCTATCTTGGTGACGCACTGGGGCGTAAGCGGGCCGGCCGTACTGAAGCTCTCGGCCTGGGGTGCCCGCCGTCTCCATGAGCTGGCGCATCGCCACACAGCTCTCGTCAGCTGGCTGCCTACCCATACCGAGGACTCTTTGCGCCAGTGGCTGTTGGAGTTTCGGGGGCAGCACGGCAAAAAGTTGGTGGCTTCTAATCCGCTCTTTGGCCTACCCCAGCGCCTGTGGCGCACGCTCACGGAGCAAGCCGGCATTAGCACCGAAGTGAAGTGGAATGAGCTGCCCGTTAAATCGCAAAACCGCCTCATCGAAGGGCTGTTGCGCACGGCCCTACCCGTGCAGGGCAAGACTACTTATAAGGATGAATTTGTGACCTGTGGTGGCGTGGTGCTCGGCGAAGTAGACATGAAAACCATGCAGAGCCGCCGCGTGCCGGGCCTGTATTTCGCCGGCGAGGTGCTGGACATAGATGGCATCACGGGGGGCTTCAACTTTCAGGCGGCCTGGACTACGGGTTACCTGGCGGGCCGGGCTATGGCCGCTACTCCCGCAGGCTAG
- a CDS encoding cold-shock protein encodes MPTGTVKFFNDAKGFGFIKNDENGQDIFVHISDLLVNEIRENDKVQYEVAQGKKGPNAVKVQLL; translated from the coding sequence ATGCCAACCGGAACCGTAAAATTCTTCAATGACGCCAAAGGTTTTGGCTTCATCAAAAACGACGAAAATGGTCAAGACATTTTCGTTCACATCAGCGACCTGCTGGTAAACGAAATCCGTGAAAACGACAAGGTACAATACGAAGTAGCGCAAGGCAAAAAAGGCCCGAACGCTGTGAAAGTTCAGCTTCTCTAA
- a CDS encoding bacteriorhodopsin, which produces METQTLLHWAYVAAMIGGALLFWVWSRNPKGVPQYEYSIAMLIPIWSALAYMAMGLDQGKTEVAGQITHYARYIDWVVSTPLLLLALGFTAMFYVPKQERSITLLFGLVAADVVMIVCGLFADLSENSTARLLWYICGVGAFLCVLYLIWGSLRQIALNSDAELGAIYTKLAGFLTILWICYPTIWAVGPSGLGIINQTTETFLFVVVPFFSKVGFSILDLNYLRDLAPRKPAYHHAA; this is translated from the coding sequence ATGGAAACACAAACACTACTTCACTGGGCATATGTAGCCGCCATGATAGGTGGTGCTCTTCTATTTTGGGTCTGGAGCCGAAACCCAAAGGGCGTTCCACAATACGAATACAGCATTGCCATGCTGATTCCGATCTGGTCGGCGCTGGCGTATATGGCCATGGGCCTAGATCAGGGCAAAACAGAGGTAGCGGGCCAAATCACACACTACGCCCGCTACATCGACTGGGTAGTAAGCACGCCACTGCTGCTGCTGGCCCTGGGATTTACGGCCATGTTCTACGTGCCAAAGCAGGAGCGGAGTATTACGCTGCTGTTTGGACTAGTGGCGGCCGATGTAGTCATGATTGTATGTGGGCTGTTTGCCGATTTGTCGGAAAATAGCACCGCGCGGCTTTTGTGGTACATCTGCGGGGTAGGAGCTTTCTTGTGCGTGCTGTACCTTATCTGGGGGAGCCTGCGGCAAATTGCTCTTAACAGTGATGCCGAGCTGGGTGCCATCTACACCAAGCTGGCGGGCTTTCTGACCATTCTATGGATTTGCTACCCCACCATTTGGGCTGTCGGGCCCTCAGGCCTGGGCATTATCAACCAAACCACCGAAACCTTTTTGTTTGTGGTAGTGCCATTCTTTTCCAAGGTAGGCTTCAGCATCCTCGACCTGAACTATCTGCGCGATTTGGCCCCACGTAAGCCTGCCTATCACCACGCCGCGTAG
- a CDS encoding DEAD/DEAH box helicase, with translation MEKIKFEELSLSEEMQRAITEVGYEEASPIQTAAIPVLLEGKDVIGQAQTGTGKTAAFSIPAIEKIDTDSREVQALVLCPTRELAVQVSGEIQKLGKYKRGLAVVPIYGGSSYDRQFRALERGVQIVIGTPGRVMDHLERGTLKLDSCKMIILDEADEMLDMGFRDDIETVLKQMPEERQTVFFSATMSKPIMDLTKRYQRDPQIVKVNHQEMTVTNIEQSYYEVRGPQKKDVLTRLLDMYNLKSTIVFANTKRMVDEIVADLQAKGYFADGLHGDMSQQQRQNTLDKFRKGTLEILVATDVAARGIDVDNVEAVVNYDLPADEEYYVHRIGRTGRAGKSGRAFTFVSGRDIYKLRDIMRFTKATIKQERVPSFEDVSEVKTTLMLESIKEVIEKGNLDKYISRVQRLIDQDSEEGITSLDIAAALLKMTMKEDKRAQESLDATRAHGAPRPGFTRLFVTMGKKDRIHPRDIVDLIAENTSLTAGKVGDISLYDKFSFVEVPSEFTEEITGALGRTSINGRPVSFNVATPRQEGDAQQEGGRGGFGGGDRPRRTGGYGGGGDRRDGAFGNRSYGNNRGGSYGGERREGGSYGGNRGGGSYGGGYKGNRDGGSSYGGNRREGGNYGGNREGGYKPRRDNQGYDE, from the coding sequence ATGGAAAAAATAAAATTTGAAGAGCTTTCGCTCTCCGAGGAAATGCAGCGCGCCATTACGGAAGTAGGCTACGAAGAAGCCTCTCCCATCCAAACGGCTGCTATTCCAGTATTGCTCGAAGGTAAAGACGTGATTGGTCAGGCCCAGACGGGTACCGGCAAAACGGCTGCCTTCTCTATCCCCGCCATCGAAAAAATTGACACCGATTCGCGCGAGGTGCAGGCCCTGGTGCTGTGCCCTACCCGCGAACTGGCCGTACAGGTTTCAGGCGAAATTCAAAAGTTAGGTAAGTACAAGCGTGGCCTCGCGGTGGTGCCGATTTATGGTGGCTCGAGCTACGACCGGCAGTTCCGCGCCCTGGAGCGCGGCGTGCAAATTGTGATTGGTACGCCTGGCCGCGTAATGGACCACCTGGAGCGCGGCACGCTCAAGCTCGACAGCTGCAAGATGATTATTCTTGACGAAGCTGACGAAATGCTGGACATGGGCTTCCGCGACGATATCGAAACGGTGCTGAAGCAAATGCCCGAAGAGCGCCAAACGGTGTTTTTCTCGGCTACCATGAGCAAGCCCATCATGGACTTGACCAAGCGCTACCAGCGTGATCCGCAGATCGTGAAGGTCAACCATCAGGAAATGACCGTTACGAATATCGAGCAGAGCTACTACGAGGTGCGCGGCCCCCAGAAAAAGGACGTGCTGACTCGCCTGCTGGATATGTACAACCTGAAGTCGACCATCGTTTTCGCCAACACGAAGCGCATGGTAGACGAGATTGTGGCTGATTTGCAGGCAAAAGGCTACTTCGCTGACGGTTTGCACGGCGACATGAGCCAGCAGCAGCGCCAAAACACGCTCGATAAATTCCGCAAAGGCACCTTAGAAATTCTGGTGGCTACCGACGTGGCCGCCCGGGGTATCGACGTAGACAATGTGGAGGCGGTAGTAAACTACGACCTGCCCGCCGACGAGGAATATTATGTGCACCGCATTGGCCGTACGGGCCGCGCTGGTAAGTCGGGCCGCGCCTTCACCTTTGTGAGTGGCCGTGACATTTACAAGCTGCGCGACATCATGCGCTTCACCAAAGCTACTATCAAGCAGGAGCGCGTGCCGTCGTTTGAGGATGTGTCGGAGGTGAAGACCACGCTCATGCTGGAGTCGATTAAAGAAGTAATCGAAAAAGGCAACCTCGATAAGTATATAAGCCGCGTACAGCGTCTGATTGACCAAGACAGCGAAGAAGGCATTACCTCACTGGATATTGCCGCTGCCTTGCTCAAAATGACAATGAAGGAGGATAAGCGTGCTCAGGAAAGCCTCGACGCTACCCGTGCCCACGGGGCGCCGCGCCCCGGCTTCACGCGTTTGTTCGTGACGATGGGTAAGAAAGACCGCATCCACCCACGCGACATCGTGGACCTGATTGCCGAAAACACCTCTCTCACGGCTGGCAAGGTAGGCGACATCTCGCTCTACGATAAGTTTAGCTTTGTAGAAGTGCCTTCGGAGTTTACGGAGGAAATTACCGGGGCCCTGGGTCGTACCAGCATCAACGGCCGGCCAGTGTCCTTCAACGTGGCCACGCCGCGCCAAGAGGGTGATGCCCAGCAGGAAGGCGGCCGTGGTGGTTTTGGCGGGGGCGACCGTCCGCGTCGCACGGGCGGCTACGGTGGCGGTGGCGACCGGCGCGACGGTGCGTTTGGTAACCGCAGCTACGGCAACAACCGTGGCGGCAGCTACGGCGGCGAGCGGCGCGAGGGTGGCAGCTATGGCGGCAACCGCGGTGGTGGTAGCTACGGCGGAGGCTACAAAGGCAACCGCGACGGTGGTAGCAGCTACGGTGGCAATCGGCGCGAAGGCGGCAACTATGGTGGCAACCGTGAAGGCGGCTACAAGCCCCGCCGCGACAACCAAGGCTACGACGAATAG
- a CDS encoding Brp/Blh family beta-carotene 15,15'-dioxygenase — MKATAHPATTTSVATHMLYSYGAVVVAVGVGVVAPAAATAVLGPVLLLALVVLGLAHGACDQFVVPAYYPVRGKAWWLYLVRFLVSYLALAAVVVVGWLQWPSVAVLFFFLLTIWHWGSADAPTQPQRPVLWAMHSILRGTLLFVIPAFAWPTETLHIINSLLYFTGGQLVPIALFERLAQGAGWCVLLGHLGLWVGYARLGNAHRWHVDALEVLLLTGLFVVLPPLLALGVYFCFWHSLQHVLRLNPLLGYTAPANDRRAQGWALLREIGFFVRRSLPVLLISLMALAALYGLFAARLSTPDTLVSLALVVASVVTLPHALLVSLVMDRRGQ, encoded by the coding sequence ATGAAAGCCACCGCTCACCCGGCCACCACTACCAGCGTAGCAACGCACATGCTGTACTCCTATGGGGCAGTGGTGGTGGCCGTTGGGGTAGGCGTAGTGGCTCCGGCCGCCGCCACTGCCGTGCTGGGGCCGGTGCTATTGCTGGCATTGGTAGTGCTGGGCCTGGCCCATGGCGCTTGCGACCAGTTCGTAGTTCCGGCCTACTATCCTGTACGGGGCAAAGCATGGTGGCTCTATCTAGTGCGCTTTCTGGTGAGCTACCTAGCCCTGGCTGCCGTGGTGGTGGTGGGGTGGTTGCAGTGGCCTAGCGTGGCCGTCCTGTTTTTCTTCCTGCTCACCATCTGGCATTGGGGCTCGGCCGATGCGCCCACGCAGCCCCAGCGCCCTGTGTTGTGGGCGATGCACAGCATATTGCGCGGTACGCTGCTGTTTGTGATACCAGCCTTTGCCTGGCCAACCGAGACACTACACATTATCAACAGCCTACTCTATTTCACGGGCGGACAGCTGGTGCCCATAGCGCTATTCGAGCGCCTGGCGCAGGGGGCAGGGTGGTGCGTGTTGCTGGGCCATCTAGGGTTGTGGGTAGGGTATGCCCGGCTGGGCAACGCCCACCGCTGGCACGTAGATGCCTTGGAAGTACTGCTGCTCACAGGACTATTTGTGGTGCTGCCACCGTTGCTGGCACTTGGAGTTTACTTTTGCTTTTGGCACAGCTTGCAGCACGTGCTGCGCTTGAACCCGCTACTGGGCTACACGGCTCCGGCAAACGACCGACGCGCACAAGGGTGGGCGTTGCTGCGCGAAATAGGCTTTTTTGTGCGTCGTTCACTACCGGTTCTGCTGATCAGCCTAATGGCGCTGGCAGCGCTATACGGGTTGTTTGCTGCCCGGCTTTCCACACCCGATACGCTGGTTAGCCTGGCGCTGGTAGTGGCTTCCGTGGTCACGCTGCCTCACGCCTTGCTCGTGAGCTTGGTGATGGACCGCCGGGGGCAATAA
- a CDS encoding PA2169 family four-helix-bundle protein: MDAKEAQSELNDLIATLKEGQKGYAEAMTDVEDADLKDLFKKYAAQRASYITELEDQMYKLDLKVDTNEGNNTVAGTVHRAFINLKGIVTGKDRHSILAECERGEDHAKEAYENAKKFEGLPSELKSIIDKQAQGVLEAHNEIRDLRDASK; the protein is encoded by the coding sequence ATGGACGCTAAAGAAGCCCAATCCGAACTGAACGACCTGATTGCCACCCTGAAAGAAGGCCAGAAAGGCTACGCTGAGGCAATGACCGATGTAGAAGATGCTGATCTGAAAGACCTTTTCAAGAAATATGCTGCTCAGCGCGCCAGCTATATCACCGAGCTGGAAGACCAGATGTACAAGCTGGACCTGAAGGTAGACACCAACGAAGGCAACAACACCGTAGCTGGCACCGTGCACCGCGCTTTCATCAATCTGAAAGGCATTGTAACCGGCAAAGACCGCCACAGCATCTTGGCTGAATGCGAGCGGGGCGAAGACCACGCTAAAGAAGCCTATGAAAACGCCAAGAAGTTTGAGGGCCTACCCTCCGAACTGAAGTCGATTATCGACAAGCAAGCGCAAGGTGTCCTAGAAGCGCACAACGAAATCCGCGACCTGCGCGACGCTTCCAAGTAA
- a CDS encoding SDR family oxidoreductase: protein MAPTPTPLQPLIAVLGCGWLGLPLAQALVDEGYAVAGSTTTPGRLLKMRDAGITPYLLELGPTLTATDQDTLHTMLTGARVLVLNVPPSTAKGHYVELLQPVYQAAAECGVRQVLFVSSTGVYADEPRTMTEADALATPDADSELLQAESLFTHPDAPFATTVVRLAGLIGPRRAPGRFLAGRTNLPKPQAPVNLIHLTDCLGILCRIIRQRAWGHTFNASAAHHPTRQEFYTAAAAHLELARPTFVEEDTLGKRIDSELLRQKTGYTFQFDDLHEAMKHC from the coding sequence GGCTGCGGCTGGCTCGGCCTACCCCTGGCGCAGGCGCTGGTAGACGAGGGGTACGCCGTGGCTGGCTCTACCACCACGCCCGGCCGGCTTCTAAAAATGCGCGACGCGGGCATTACGCCCTACCTGCTAGAGCTAGGCCCTACCCTCACCGCCACCGACCAGGATACGCTGCACACGATGCTTACCGGCGCGCGGGTGCTGGTACTGAACGTGCCGCCTAGCACCGCCAAGGGACACTACGTGGAGCTACTACAGCCCGTGTACCAGGCCGCCGCCGAGTGCGGCGTGCGGCAGGTGCTGTTTGTGAGTAGCACCGGCGTGTACGCCGACGAGCCCCGTACCATGACCGAAGCCGACGCCCTGGCTACCCCCGATGCCGACTCGGAATTGCTGCAGGCTGAGAGCCTGTTTACGCACCCGGATGCTCCTTTTGCCACTACCGTCGTGCGTCTGGCTGGCCTGATTGGCCCCCGGCGTGCGCCTGGCCGCTTCCTAGCGGGCCGCACCAATTTACCTAAGCCTCAGGCGCCTGTCAACCTCATCCACCTCACCGACTGCCTGGGTATTCTCTGCCGCATCATCCGGCAGCGTGCCTGGGGGCATACCTTCAACGCTAGCGCGGCGCACCACCCTACCCGGCAGGAGTTCTACACCGCCGCCGCCGCGCACCTGGAACTCGCACGTCCTACCTTCGTCGAGGAGGACACCCTGGGCAAGCGCATCGACAGCGAATTACTACGGCAAAAAACCGGCTACACATTTCAGTTTGACGATCTGCACGAGGCCATGAAACACTGCTAG
- a CDS encoding acyl-CoA thioesterase, protein MPAYHEHPAFHFAYELTVPATAIDELHHANNVEYVRWAQETATAHWLAAYPVGEREQYIWVVREHHLRYYRPALLHDQLRCTTWIGEIRGAQCQRFVRIERATDGELLCEAETQWVLLDPETQRPKRVEAEVEQRLWEPVG, encoded by the coding sequence ATGCCTGCCTACCACGAGCACCCTGCTTTTCATTTCGCATACGAGCTTACTGTGCCCGCCACGGCCATCGACGAGCTGCACCACGCCAACAACGTAGAATATGTGCGCTGGGCGCAGGAAACGGCCACGGCGCACTGGCTGGCGGCCTACCCAGTGGGTGAGCGGGAGCAGTATATCTGGGTGGTGCGGGAGCATCACCTACGCTACTACCGCCCGGCCCTGCTGCACGACCAGCTCCGGTGCACCACCTGGATTGGCGAAATTCGCGGGGCGCAATGCCAACGTTTTGTACGCATTGAGCGGGCCACAGACGGCGAGTTGCTCTGCGAAGCCGAAACGCAGTGGGTGCTGCTAGACCCCGAGACGCAACGGCCGAAGCGGGTAGAGGCAGAGGTAGAGCAGCGGTTGTGGGAGCCGGTGGGGTAG